Genomic segment of Mycobacterium sp. 050128:
CCGGCCGCGGTGGCCGTTCGGCTGCACAGCGGTGAGCTGGTCGCGCGCGTCGGCGCCGACGTCGACGAACTCGCCGACGTCCTGGTGCGCGCCCTGATCCCGATCGGTGTCGCGTCGGTGTTGGCGGTGGCGGCAACGGTCGCGGTCGCGGTCATCTCGCCGGCCGCCGGCACGATGCTGGCGATATGCCTGCTGATCACCGGCGTGGTGGCTCCCCTGCTGGCCGGCAGGGCGGCGGCCACCCAGGAAGAGGTTGCCCGCCAACAGCATTCCGAGCGCGACACGGCGGCGATGATCGCCCTCGAGCACGCGCCCGAGCTTCGCGTCGCCGGCGCCCTGCCCGAGGTCATCGCAAAATCGCATCGTCGCCAGCTTCGCTGGAGTGATGCGCTGGACGCGGCCGCCAGGCCGGCCGCGTTGGCCGAGGCCATGCCGACGGCCGCGGTCGGAGCCAGTGTGCTCGGCGCGGTCGTGGCCGGGATCGGGCTCGCACCCGCGGTCGCCCCCACCACATTGGCGGTCTTGATGTTGTTGCCGCTGTCCGCATTCGAGGCGATGACTCCCCTGCCGCGGGCCGCTATTCAGCTGACGCGTTCACGGATCGCCACGCGACGTCTGCTCGATCTGGCGCCACCGGTCCAGCAGGCCGCATCCGGATCCCCTGCGCCGATGCCAGTACCGGCCGGCACCGCAAGGTTGTCGGCCGACGTGCGATCCGGCCACACGCGGACGTTCTCACACCCGGTGACCGTCGACCTCAAGCCGGGCGCACGGCTGGCCGTCACCGGCGCCAGTGGCGCCGGGAAGACGACGCTGCTGATGACACTCGCGGGCCTGGTGCCGCCATTGCACGGTCAGGTAATGTTGAACGGAACCGACCTGAGTCGGCTCGACGAGCATGAATTGCCCAGCGTTGTCTGCTTTTTCGCGGAGGACGCGCACATCTTTGCCACCACGGTTCGAGACAACCTCTTGGTTGCCCGTGGCGACTGCGGCGACGACGAACTGGCGGCAGCACTGGACGCGGTTGGCCTCGGCGACTGGCTCGCAAGTCTGCCCGAGGGGCTGTCGACGGTGCTGATCGGTGGTGCGCACGCGGTCTCGGCGGGTCAGCGCAGGCGGCTGCTGCTGGCCCGGGCGATGCTGTCGCCGGCCCACATCGTGTTGCTCGACGAGCCCACCGAACATCTCGACGCGGTCGACGCGGAACGGGTCTTGATGGAGCTGCTGACCCCGTCGTCTCGTCTCATGGGCAGTGAGCGGACCGTCGTGGTGGCCACTCACCACCTGCCCGCGGCAGTGCGCTGTCCCGAGCTGCACATCGGCTGAGAGCCTGTACTCAGAGGTGACGTCGGCGTGGCGTGAATTCCAGTGTCAGCAAGACGAATACCAGCGGCACCAGCTGTGTCAGTGATATCAGCGCATACCGTCGGGCGTGCAGCGCATGGAACTTGTGCACGTATCGGTACAACGACTCGAGGGCGATCAGCGGGTCGAGCAGATGGATCAACCGGTAGAACAACCGCTCCAGTCGGCCCCGATTCTTGTCCTCGAACATCTCCGGAAACGCCGCAAACGATAACGAAACACGTTGTGCACCGGCCGCTTTAGCGGCCATGATCATGTCTACGCTGAGGCGTTCGTCGATCCCGTTGGGTGCGCCGCGGCGACGCCACGGCACATCCATGGTGATATCGCTGCCGGCCCCGGCCGTCGCGTATCGATGAAAGCCCTGCGCCCGCCCGGCGGCGTCCCTGGCGATTATCAGTGCAATCCCGGGAAATCGGCCCTCCAGCACGCCGTCGAGATTCATGTAGAACCCCCGATCGGTGTGTGCCCCGCTGGGCGATGCGCGCACCACCTCGATCAATTCGGCGCGCAGCTTGTCGTCGAGTTCCTGCTCCGCAACGATTTCCGTGGTGATACCGGCGTTGTGGGTGCGCTGCACCGCCTGACGCAAGTTGCGAAACTTGCGGCCCACCATGTCGAAACCGGCCACGTCGACGACGACATCGCGACCGATCGGCACCGCTCGCAGCGATTGCTTGACCACCGCTCGGTCGCTCCACAGCGCGAGCCGGCGCTCGCTACACCCCACTACCGCGATGCGCCAGCCGTGGGCGTGACACATCGCGGCGAAATCGGCGATCAGCTCGGGGAATTGGGCCTCCTCACCGATCGGGTCCCCGCCCACTACCGCAAATCCCATCCGCGTCCGATAGGCCAGCGCCGCGGTGCCCGCGGCACTGAAGTGGTAACTCTTGCCCGTTTGCATCGCAAACGGTGCCAACGGGTCGTCGGTGGTGGCGTTGACCAAAGCCCATGCCCGGGGCAGATTTTCGGGTTGCGGATGCGATGACAGGGGCCACATCAACACCAGTCCCGAGGCGGCGATCAGCACATCGCCACTCAGGTCGAACCCCAATACATGTGAGCCCAGGCCCGCCACCACGCACAGCGCGGCCGCTGCCGCGTGCATGGTCGTCACCGGGCGGCCCAGAAAAATCCCGCGGGCGATCAACGCCACCGCGGCCAGTACCGTCAGCGACCAGCCCAGCCGATCGGCGTAATGCCATTGGGGCTGAGAGCGGTGATGGGCGACGATGGCGACCAGCCAGCACCCGGCGCACAACAGAGCCAAGGCGCCGATGCAGCGCGCTGCGAGCGAATCGACGTGAACCACAACACGTTCGCGCGCACGCAGTTTGGGGAGAAGGTCTGCCGACGGGCCGTTCATACTTCACCTCCCGATGGGCGCGGCGCTTGTCCCATCGAATACCCGGCTCGTACGACGTTACGCTCGATTACTGTCCCGCAGAACCGAAATCGAACGGGTGCCGGGTAACTATTCGATAACCGTTATCGGTTGGCGGGCGGAAAGTACTTCAGCACACCCTCTTGCGCGACGGTGGCGACGATTTGGCCGAAACGATCGAAGAAGTGGCCGGTGCCCAGGCCGCGGGAATCCGCGGCCACCGGCGACGATGTCGAATACAGCACCCAATCGTTGAAGTCGACCTGCCGGTGAAACCACACCGAATGATTGGCCGACGCGGCGAAAATGCGGTCGAAACCCCACGACAGCCCGTGGGTGGTGATGACCGAATCCAGCACCGTGGTGTCCGAGGAGTACACCATCGTCGCGGTGTGCAGCACCGGATCGTCGGGCACCACGCCCAACGCCTTGAGCCACACCCGGTTGTGGGGCAGCCGCTCACCCTTGTCCCGCATCACCCACGCGGGATCGTTGGTATAGCGCCATTCGATCGGCTGTAGCGCCTTGACGAAGTGCGGGACGGTGTCCTCGTAGCCGCGCAACAGGTCACCGAGCGGCGGCTGAGCGTCTGCCTCGCCGACGTGGGGTGGTTCGACGGCATGCTCTAGACCGGGGCCCCCGGACATGTAGGTGATCATCGCCGAGGACAACAGCACCCCGTCCTGTACCGCGTCGACACGCCGGTTGGCGAAGCGCCGCTCGTCGCGCAGCCGGGAGACGTGGAATTCGATGTCCTTGCCGGTGTCGCCGCCGTTGATGAAATGCACCGACAGCGCACTGGGCGGCAGCTCGTCGCGGACCAGGCTACGGCTACTGGCGACGAACGATTGCGCCATGAGCTGACCGCCGAAGGTCCGCATCGGGTTCTTGCTGGGATGCGACCCGAGGAACAGGTCGTCGTCCACGCGATTGAGGTCCAGGACCGCCAGCAGTTCTTGAAAATCAGACGAACAATCGGTATTCGGCTGATGGCCGGCCGGCACGGGCTCTCCTTGCGCTTAGAGGTCGTCCTCGCCGATCCGGTGGACATGGATCAGGTTGGTGGACCCTACTGTGCCAGGTGGGGCACCGGCGACGATCACCACCAGGTCGCCCCGCTTGTAACGGCTCAGCTCGATCAGCGATTTATCGGCCTGGCGGATCATCTCGTCGGTGGATTCCATGATGGGGACGATGAACGTCTCGGTTCCCCAGGTCATGGCCAGCTGGCTGCGTACCTCGGGCCAGGCGGTGAAGGCGAGCAGCGGCAACGGAGTGTGCAGCCGCGCCAGCCGCTTCACCGTGTCGCCGGACTGGGTGAAGGCAACCAGCGCCTTGGCGTCGAGCCGCTCGCCGATGTCGCGGGCGGCATAGGAGATCACCCCGCGTTTGGTGCGCGGCACGTGGGTCAACGGCGGTGCGGCGGTCGAATTGTCCTCCACCGCGCAGATGATTCGCGCCATCGTCCGGACGGCTGCCAGCGGGTACTTCCCCACCGACGTCTCGCCGGACAACATCACCGCATCGGCGCCATCGAGCACGGCGTTGGCGACATCGGAAGCCTCGGCGCGGGTCGGGCGCGAATTCTCGATCATCGATTCGAGCATCTGAGTGGCCACGATGACCGGTTTCGCGTTCTCCCGGGCCATTTGGATAGCCCGCTTCTGCACCAGCGGCACCTCTTCGAGCGGCAGCTCGACACCCAGGTCGCCCCGGGCCACCATGATGGCGTCGAAGGCCAGCACGATCGCTTCGAGATTGTCGACGGCTTCCGGCTTCTCCAGCTTGGCGATCACCGGCACCCGCCGACCGATCCGATCCATGACCTCGTGCACCAGTTCGACGTCCGACGGCGAGCGCACGAACGACAGCGCGACCAGGTCGACACCGAGGTCCAGCGCGAAGGTGAGATCGTCGATGTCCTTGTCCGACAAGGCCGGCGCTGACACGTTCATCCCGGGCAGTGACATGCCCTTGTTGTTGCTGACCGGACCACCCTCGACCACGGTGCAGACGACATCGTCGCCGTCGATGGCCTCGACGATCAGGCCTACCTTGCCGTCATCGACCAGAACCCGATCACCGACCGCAGCGTCCTTGGACAACGTCTTGTAGGTGGTCGATACCCGGTCGTGAGTTCCTTCGCAGTTTTCGACGGTGATCCGGATCGTTTCGCCGTCGGCCCAGTAGGTAGAGCCGGTGGCGAAGCGCCCAAGCCTGATCTTCGGGCCCTGCAGGTCGGCCAGCACACCGACGGCTCGCCCGGTGGCATCCGAGGCGGCACGTACCCGCTCGTATGCGGCTTTGTGGTCGGCGTAGTCGCCGTGGCTGAAGTTCATTCGGGCGACGTCCATTCCGGCTTCGACCAGCGCCAGAATCAACTCATCCGATTGGGTTGCAGGGCCAAGGGTGCAGACGATCTTCCCGCGTCTACTCACGCCGATCAGCTTAGTCGTGCCGTCGGCTGTCGGGGTGACCCAAAGGTAACCGCGCTGAGCCATCGGAAAATCGCCACGACGGGCGGCCCGGCGATTTGCGGTCGACTACCCGCCGAGCATCGTCGGAACCAGCGGAAACCCCGGCATATTGCGCAGCACCGTCCAGACGATCGCCGCGACCGTGATGGTGATCACCGCCGTCATCGGTAGTGCGCGCCGGCCCAGCCGCCACCGCACCAGCAGCCATACGGCCAAGGCCGGGAGGCCGACGAGCAAGAAAACGTTGTCGTAGACGCTGGCCGCCAGATGGCCGTGCAGCAGGTCATGCGTCATGCGAAGCCCGCCGCAGAAGGGGCAGTTCCAGCCGGTGAGCCACTTGAACGGGCAGAGCGGGTACGCCGAATTCGCGTTGTGCGGGTCGACGGATCCGACATAGCCGAGCGCGCCGGCGAACAGGACTCCGGTACCGGCAGCGATGTAGCGGCCGTGGCGGTGGCGCTGGTCTCCCGTGCGGGAGGCCGAATCAGGTTCCATCGCGTAGTGGTCGGCCCTGCGGATCGTTGACCTTGTCGGTCAGGATCAGGACGGCGTCGACGATGCTCCAGATCAGACCGACTCCGCAGGTGAGCAGTCCGACGAGTAGTTGCGCGACACCCAGTCCGATGTCGCCGATGTAGAAGCGGCCGATGCCGCCGATGCCGACCAGGCTGAGCAGCTGCAGCAGTCCGGCGATGGTTTTCGACTTGTCCGAGTACGCCAGTCCCGTCACCGGGTGACGGCCGTAGGGTGCCGACGGGTCGTACCCGACGGGGCCGGGATACGGCTGGTATTGCGGGTATGGCGGTGGATATCCCGACGGCTGCGGTGGTGGTGCGCCGGGGTCCGGGGCAGTGCTCCACGACGGTTCGGTCACGGTGTTCAGCATGCCAGATGAACTGGGTGTACCCCAGCCTCGACGAGTCGTTTGCTAGCTGCCGGGACGCCGGTCGCGGCGGCGCAGCGCCCAGCGGCGCCGAGTTTGGTGGTCGTCGGCGGTGGGCGTGGTCTCCGACGCAGGCTGCTCAGCTGCGGGTTCCTCGGGCTTCACGTCGACGGCCGCGGTTGACTCCGGCTCGCCTTCTTCGGCCTCCGCGTCTTCTCCGGCAGCCGCTCCGGGTTCGCTGGCCTCCGCCTCGGGTTCGGCGTTTTCGGGATCAGCGTCCAACTTTTCCGCTTCGGGTTCTTCGGCTTCCGGTTCTTCCGCTTCGGGTTCTTCGGCTTCCGGCTCCTCGGCCTCGGGCTCTTCGGGCTCTTCGGGCTCTTCGGGCTCCGAGGCTTCAGCCTCAGCGACTTCCGGCTCTTGCGCTTCGGGCTCTTCGGGCTCTTCCGGCTCTTCGGGCTCTGCCTCGGCTACTTCCTCTTCGGTCTCTTCCGGCTCTTCGGGCTCTTCCGGCTCTGCCTCGGCTACTTCCTCTTCGACCGCCGGCTCCTCGGCCTCTGCCTCTTCGACTTCCGACTTTTGCGGCTCGGGCTCTGCCTCGGCTACTTGCTCAGCGACTTCCGGCGCCTCCGGCTGCTCTACCTCGGCCGCTTCGGGCTCTTCGACCTTCGCCTCTTCGACCTCAGCCTCTGGTTCCTCAGCCACCGCCTGAGCGACTTCGGCCTCAGCCTCTGGTTCGTCAGCAATCGCCTCTTCGACTTCGGGCTCTTCGGCTTCGGCTTCGGGTCCGACGGTCTCGGCCGCTTCGAGCTCTTCGGGCTCTTCGGGCTTCGCCGTTTCGACTGACTCCGCCGAACCCGCCGAGCCGGCGTCATCGTCCGCACTGGCCGCAGTCGCCGCCACCGTCGAAGCCGCGGCGACACTGGCGAGTTCCTCCGTCGGCTCGACTTCGGTTTTGGATTCCGCGTCGTCCGGCTGTTCCTTGCCGCGCAAACTCTCGGGATCCTCGCGGCCCTTCGGCGCCAGAACGATGTAGACGATGGCGCTGATGAACACGAAAGTCGATGTAAACGAGTTGATCCGGATACCGGCGATGTGGGTGGCGGTGTCGTCACGCAGCAGCTCGACGCAGAAGCGCCCGACACAGTAGAGCGCGACGTAGGCCGCAAAGAGCCGTCCGTGACCGATCGCGTAACGCCGGTCGATGTATATCAGGATGCCGAAAACCAATAGGTTCCACAACAATTCGTACAGAAACGTCGGTTGAACCACGACCGCGAGCTGCCCCGTCGACACGCCGTCGAGTGAGTGCGGGTCGATGTATCCCGAAGGATCGCGGCGATAGAAGATTTCCAGGCCCCACGGCAGCGTGGTCTCCCGGCCGTAAAGCTCCTGATTGAAGTAGTTGCCGAGCCGACCGATGGCCTGCGCCAAGATGATTCCCGGGGCGACCGAATCGAGGAAGGCGGGCAACGGTATTCCGAGCCGCCGGCAACCGATCCATGCTCCGAACACGCCGAGGGTTACCGCACCCCAGATGCCCAGCCCGCCGTCCCAGATGCGGAACGCCGCGCCGAACCCGGCACCGCCCGGGCCCCAATACGTCCGCCAATCGGTGGCCAGGTGATACAGCCGGCCGCCGATCAACCCGAACGGCACCACCCACAGCGCGATGTCATAAATCACCCCGCGCTGCCCGCCGCGAGCTGCCCAGCGCCGATCGCCGATAATCAGCGCGACCACGATGCCGGTGATGATGAACAGCGCGTACGCGCGAATCGGCAACGGACCCAAGTGCCAGACACCTTGCGGTGGGCTGGGGAAATACGTGGGCAACATCGTCATGATGTCGACACTCGCACACCTTCGGCCAATTCCTGGGTCAACGCACGCAAGCTCGGCAGACCGTCGGCGAGTGCCGATACCAAGGCCGAACCGACGATGACACCGTCGGCGTAACCGCCGATCTGCGCGGCCTGCTCACGCGATCGCACGCCGAGGCCGACGCCAACGGGGATGTCGGACACCGCTTTGACCCTGCGGACCAATTCGGGGGCGGCGTTCGACACGGCGTCGCGCGCACCGGTCACGCCCATCGTCGAGGCCGCATAGACGAATCCGCGCGATGCCTCGACCGTGGTCACCAGCCGCTGCGGTGTCGACGAGGGCGCCACCAGGAAGATGCGATCCAGCCGATGCTCCTCGGACGCGGCCATCCACTCTTCGGCTTCGTCGGGGATCAGGTCCGGCGTGATGAGCCCATGTCCGCCCGCCGATGCGAGGTCCCGCGCGAACGCATCAACCTTGTAGCGCAGCACCGGGTTCCAATACGTCATGACCACCGCATGACCGCCGGCCATGCTGATCGCCTCGACCGCGGCCAATGTGTCACGCACGCGCACACCCCCGCGCAACGCGGCCTCGGTGGCCCGGGCGATCGTCGGGCCGTCCATGCCGGGATCCGAATACGGCACCCCGACTTCGACGAGGTCACAACCCGATTCGACCAGGGCGGTCATCGCGTCCACCGAAGTCGCTATGTCGGGATAACCCGTGGGCAGGTAGCCGATCAGCGCGGCCCGGTTTTCGGCCCGACACGCCTCGAAAAGCGGTGCCAGCCTGCTGGCGTGGCTTTGCTCCACCGTCATCACTTGTCCTGGGAGTCCATCAGGCCGAACCATTTCGCGGCCGTCTCGACATCCTTGTCACCGCGGCCCGACAGATTCACCACAATGACTGCGCCGCTGCCCAATTCATTGCCGAGCTTGACCGCACCGGCGACTGCGTGGGCGGA
This window contains:
- the cydC gene encoding thiol reductant ABC exporter subunit CydC, whose amino-acid sequence is MRESDPLVAASSLLRPRLPRILAAIALGVLSLGSALALAGVSAWLITRAWQMPPILDLSVAVVAVRLFAISRGVLHYCERLATHNTALRAAGSARAQIYHRLAHGPAAVAVRLHSGELVARVGADVDELADVLVRALIPIGVASVLAVAATVAVAVISPAAGTMLAICLLITGVVAPLLAGRAAATQEEVARQQHSERDTAAMIALEHAPELRVAGALPEVIAKSHRRQLRWSDALDAAARPAALAEAMPTAAVGASVLGAVVAGIGLAPAVAPTTLAVLMLLPLSAFEAMTPLPRAAIQLTRSRIATRRLLDLAPPVQQAASGSPAPMPVPAGTARLSADVRSGHTRTFSHPVTVDLKPGARLAVTGASGAGKTTLLMTLAGLVPPLHGQVMLNGTDLSRLDEHELPSVVCFFAEDAHIFATTVRDNLLVARGDCGDDELAAALDAVGLGDWLASLPEGLSTVLIGGAHAVSAGQRRRLLLARAMLSPAHIVLLDEPTEHLDAVDAERVLMELLTPSSRLMGSERTVVVATHHLPAAVRCPELHIG
- a CDS encoding bifunctional lysylphosphatidylglycerol flippase/synthetase MprF, whose translation is MNGPSADLLPKLRARERVVVHVDSLAARCIGALALLCAGCWLVAIVAHHRSQPQWHYADRLGWSLTVLAAVALIARGIFLGRPVTTMHAAAAALCVVAGLGSHVLGFDLSGDVLIAASGLVLMWPLSSHPQPENLPRAWALVNATTDDPLAPFAMQTGKSYHFSAAGTAALAYRTRMGFAVVGGDPIGEEAQFPELIADFAAMCHAHGWRIAVVGCSERRLALWSDRAVVKQSLRAVPIGRDVVVDVAGFDMVGRKFRNLRQAVQRTHNAGITTEIVAEQELDDKLRAELIEVVRASPSGAHTDRGFYMNLDGVLEGRFPGIALIIARDAAGRAQGFHRYATAGAGSDITMDVPWRRRGAPNGIDERLSVDMIMAAKAAGAQRVSLSFAAFPEMFEDKNRGRLERLFYRLIHLLDPLIALESLYRYVHKFHALHARRYALISLTQLVPLVFVLLTLEFTPRRRHL
- a CDS encoding acyl-CoA thioesterase II; the protein is MPAGHQPNTDCSSDFQELLAVLDLNRVDDDLFLGSHPSKNPMRTFGGQLMAQSFVASSRSLVRDELPPSALSVHFINGGDTGKDIEFHVSRLRDERRFANRRVDAVQDGVLLSSAMITYMSGGPGLEHAVEPPHVGEADAQPPLGDLLRGYEDTVPHFVKALQPIEWRYTNDPAWVMRDKGERLPHNRVWLKALGVVPDDPVLHTATMVYSSDTTVLDSVITTHGLSWGFDRIFAASANHSVWFHRQVDFNDWVLYSTSSPVAADSRGLGTGHFFDRFGQIVATVAQEGVLKYFPPANR
- the pyk gene encoding pyruvate kinase, producing the protein MSRRGKIVCTLGPATQSDELILALVEAGMDVARMNFSHGDYADHKAAYERVRAASDATGRAVGVLADLQGPKIRLGRFATGSTYWADGETIRITVENCEGTHDRVSTTYKTLSKDAAVGDRVLVDDGKVGLIVEAIDGDDVVCTVVEGGPVSNNKGMSLPGMNVSAPALSDKDIDDLTFALDLGVDLVALSFVRSPSDVELVHEVMDRIGRRVPVIAKLEKPEAVDNLEAIVLAFDAIMVARGDLGVELPLEEVPLVQKRAIQMARENAKPVIVATQMLESMIENSRPTRAEASDVANAVLDGADAVMLSGETSVGKYPLAAVRTMARIICAVEDNSTAAPPLTHVPRTKRGVISYAARDIGERLDAKALVAFTQSGDTVKRLARLHTPLPLLAFTAWPEVRSQLAMTWGTETFIVPIMESTDEMIRQADKSLIELSRYKRGDLVVIVAGAPPGTVGSTNLIHVHRIGEDDL
- a CDS encoding DUF2752 domain-containing protein, whose translation is MEPDSASRTGDQRHRHGRYIAAGTGVLFAGALGYVGSVDPHNANSAYPLCPFKWLTGWNCPFCGGLRMTHDLLHGHLAASVYDNVFLLVGLPALAVWLLVRWRLGRRALPMTAVITITVAAIVWTVLRNMPGFPLVPTMLGG
- a CDS encoding TM2 domain-containing protein; translated protein: MLNTVTEPSWSTAPDPGAPPPQPSGYPPPYPQYQPYPGPVGYDPSAPYGRHPVTGLAYSDKSKTIAGLLQLLSLVGIGGIGRFYIGDIGLGVAQLLVGLLTCGVGLIWSIVDAVLILTDKVNDPQGRPLRDGT
- a CDS encoding prolipoprotein diacylglyceryl transferase encodes the protein MTMLPTYFPSPPQGVWHLGPLPIRAYALFIITGIVVALIIGDRRWAARGGQRGVIYDIALWVVPFGLIGGRLYHLATDWRTYWGPGGAGFGAAFRIWDGGLGIWGAVTLGVFGAWIGCRRLGIPLPAFLDSVAPGIILAQAIGRLGNYFNQELYGRETTLPWGLEIFYRRDPSGYIDPHSLDGVSTGQLAVVVQPTFLYELLWNLLVFGILIYIDRRYAIGHGRLFAAYVALYCVGRFCVELLRDDTATHIAGIRINSFTSTFVFISAIVYIVLAPKGREDPESLRGKEQPDDAESKTEVEPTEELASVAAASTVAATAASADDDAGSAGSAESVETAKPEEPEELEAAETVGPEAEAEEPEVEEAIADEPEAEAEVAQAVAEEPEAEVEEAKVEEPEAAEVEQPEAPEVAEQVAEAEPEPQKSEVEEAEAEEPAVEEEVAEAEPEEPEEPEETEEEVAEAEPEEPEEPEEPEAQEPEVAEAEASEPEEPEEPEEPEAEEPEAEEPEAEEPEAEEPEAEKLDADPENAEPEAEASEPGAAAGEDAEAEEGEPESTAAVDVKPEEPAAEQPASETTPTADDHQTRRRWALRRRDRRPGS
- the trpA gene encoding tryptophan synthase subunit alpha, with protein sequence MMTVEQSHASRLAPLFEACRAENRAALIGYLPTGYPDIATSVDAMTALVESGCDLVEVGVPYSDPGMDGPTIARATEAALRGGVRVRDTLAAVEAISMAGGHAVVMTYWNPVLRYKVDAFARDLASAGGHGLITPDLIPDEAEEWMAASEEHRLDRIFLVAPSSTPQRLVTTVEASRGFVYAASTMGVTGARDAVSNAAPELVRRVKAVSDIPVGVGLGVRSREQAAQIGGYADGVIVGSALVSALADGLPSLRALTQELAEGVRVSTS